A portion of the Sciurus carolinensis unplaced genomic scaffold, mSciCar1.2, whole genome shotgun sequence genome contains these proteins:
- the LOC124975764 gene encoding cyclin-dependent kinase 2-associated protein 1-like, which translates to MSYKPNLAAHMPATALNAAGSIHPPSTSMAASSKYRQLLSDYGPPSLGYTQGTGNSQVPQSKYAELLAIMEELGKEIRPTYVGSKSAMERLKRGIIHARGLVRECLAETERNARS; encoded by the coding sequence ATGTCGTACAAGCCGAACTTGGCCGCGCACATGCCCGCCACCGCCCTCAACGCCGCTGGAAGCATCCACCCGCCTTCCACCAGCATGGCAGCATCCTCGAAGTACCGCCAGCTGCTGAGCGACTATGGGCCGCCATCCCTGGGCTACACACAGGGAACTGGGAACAGCCAGGTGCCCCAGAGCAAGTACGCAGAGCTGCTGGCCATCATGGAGGAGCTGGGGAAGGAGATACGGCCCACCTACGTGGGGAGCAAGAGCGCCATGGAGAGGCTGAAGCGAGGCATCATCCATGCTCGAGGTCTGGTTCGGGAGTGCTTAGCTGAAACAGAGCGGAATGCCAGGTCCTAG